The following nucleotide sequence is from Melioribacteraceae bacterium.
TTAATAGTGTTTACTCGAAAGCAACATTTGAGACAGAAAGAATTTCCATTGGTAACGATGATAAATTTGGATACCTCGTTCAGCATGAACTAATAAAGTTTTACGGTAAAGATGAAAATGTAGAAATGACTCGTAATTATCGGATAACAATGATATTCCGTAATGAGATTAATGAGTGGAAATTAATTCATCGCCATGCTGATGCAAATATGAATTGGGATGCCCCGGAATAATGATTTCGTAATAATAAAATTGAAATCGAAAATAAACTTGTTTAACTTTTGAACGAAAAAAATGGGGCTATAGCTCAGCTGGGAGAGGGTCCCGATGAAATCGGGAAGGTCAGCACTTAAGCCGAAAAAATATTTTATATTTATTAATAATGTTCTCTAGAAATTGTGTTAAATTGATTCAGAATTTGGGGCTTTAGCTCAGCTGGGAGAGCGTCTGAATGGCATTCAGAAGGTCAGCGGTTCGATCCCGCTAAGCTCCACTTAAAAACCTTGATTATAAAGCATAATTAAGGTTTTTTTATTTTCACTTCTTTAATACTTAAATCAAATTGGTTAGATTTGGATACTGTTGAAGCAAAAAAGGGCAAAAAAAGGGTACAGTATTTTTCACGTGTTAAGCGAAGGAATTTCTTTTTGTCGAGAATAAATTTCGAAATGAAGAAAAATTTCTAAGAAGTGAATTCGAGAAGTTGCGAAGCGGACATGTAATGAAAAAAACCGGCAGGAGTTATTATAACTTTAGTGCTTTTTGAGTGAGTGCTTTGTAGGGACATGTTAACTTACATGCCAAAAATTAATCACCCTTTTACCTCATCGCGAGAATAATTTTAGAAGATATTTTGATATCTATAAATTCCCCTGTACAATTAATATTTAAGATTAATCTCAAGCATGATCATTTCTCATTAGTATATTTATAGATTATTCTTGATCATTTATTTTATTGTACTAAAATATTTTGATTACTTATTTGCGCGACAAACTCGGACTTGAGGTTGTTATTTAGCAATTATTTTTATTTACCTAAATTAAAAAAACTACTATATTGCCATGAACTTTTAAGCAGGTAAACATCTTGTTTTTTTTAGTAGATGTTAACATTTTTTAAACAGCTATTAAGTAAAAAGATTGAATAGATATTTCTAAATTTAGTTGCTTACAGTTAACAATTTTGCAAATCATTAATAACGTTCTGCCGCTTTTTATAGCCGCATACAAGACAGCTTAATCAATGAAAAGAAAGTTCTTTATAATTTTTATCGCACTATTTCTTTGCTATTTTAATTCAGCTTCCCAAGAAAAACCATCCAATAAAATAACAGTGGATGACGACTCTAAATACACCAACGTCGGAAATCTTGCTTTAACTATTACAAATTTTGGAACGTATGGACACGGTTTCAGTAAGTGGCCCGAACAACCTTCATGTGAATATCCAACTGGTAGTGGTATTGAACATCTTTTTGATGGAGGTCTTTGGGTTGGTGGATTTTTAAGTGACGACTCAACAGGATCAAATAAAATTGGACCGTTTGTTTCAACCGGTGCCGTTGATGCTTCCTCAGTTTCTAATAGAGGTGGGGGTTTTGAATACACGAACCAAAAACAAGATTATGTTGTTGAGCGTTCTTCTCTTCTCGAATCCGAATTTTTTAGTCCGAAAGCAATTTCCCATCAAGATCTTGTAATGGAATACACAGATACTAATACTTTTATTGGTTCTGAACCCATCCCTGATCATAATCCATTAGGTATTGTTGTTAGACACGAAGCCTATTCTTGGAATTTTCCTTTTGCAGACTTTTTTGTGATAATGAATTATTGGATAAAAAATGTTGGCGATAAATATATAGATAGTGTTTACGTTGGATTATGGACTGACGCAGTTGTTAGAAATACAAATGTAACAGGAAGACCTTCCGGTAGCGATTTCTTTAATAAAGGTGGCAATGGTTATAACGATTCATTAAAGATTGCATACGAATTTGATGCGACAGGGGATGTAGGATTTACTGACAGTTATATTGGAATTCAGTTTCTTGGATCAGACACAAACACGGACTCTGTCAATTTTGTTAGCTGGCAGTTTAGGAATACTGATGATCCTCGTTTTTTTGCTCCGGTTCTTGATGTTGAACGTTATAATAAGATGAGAGGATTCTTCGGAAGTAATAGCAGGTATAATGATGGTGTTAACCCTAACGAATTAAAAACGCCAAGTAATCGTTCGATTCTAATTACAATGGGGGATCTAAATTCTATAGCTCCTGGAGATTCTATAAATATAACATTTGCGATTGTAGCTGCAAAGAAAACAGGAATAGATTTAGCTGCACTCGATACAGAGGAGCAAAAAACGGAATTATATGCTCATGCTGGATGGGCTCTGAGGGCTTATAATGGCGAAGACAGAAACGGCAATGGTATATTAGACCCGGGTGAAGATTTGGATGGAGATGGTAAAATTACGCGTTATATACTGCCAGCACCGCCACAATTACCAAAGACTAAAGTAGTACCTGAGAGTCAAAGTGTATCTATATATTGGGATAAATCTTCCGAAGAATCTATTGATCCAATTTCAGGGAAAAAAGATTTTGAGGGTTATAGAATTTATAGAACAAATCCGGGTTATGAATTAGGAGAAAGTACAGATTTAATAAATTCACTTGTGAAAGTTGCCGAATTTGACAGACTGGGAAATGATGTAGGTTTTAACACCGGATTTAACTCAGTAGAATTGAGTGAGCCCGTTACTTTTGAAAATGATAACACGGAATATTACTATAAATTTGAAACTGAGAATCTTCTTAACGGCTGGCAATATACTTTTACAGTAACTGCATTTGATGAAGGAGATCCAGAAAATAATCTGGGTAGTTTGGAATCCAGCTTGCTTGGTAACTCGCAGCGGGTCCTTCCCGGCACACCGCCTACTTCGGAAGAAAATAAAAATATTGGTGTTTATCCCAATCCTTATTATGGTGGTGCTTTTTGGGATGGTTCATCCGAAAGACTTAGAAAAATTTATTTCTATAACCTTCCGGAAGAATGCGAAATTATTATTTATACGCTTTCGGGCGATATCATTAAAAATATTTATCACAATCAGCAAAGCAACGGATCTGATATACGCTGGTTTGAAAATTTCGCGAGAGACGGAAAACAGAAGATGTCCGGCGGTGAACATGCATGGGATTTAATTAGTAATGACAGCCAGGCAATTGCAACCGGAATGTATCTGTTCTCCGTTGAGGATAAACAGACCGGTAAAATTAAAACAGGAAAATTTTTAGTCATAAAATAAAAGGAACTAACAATGAAGAAAGCATTACTTCTTTTAACGATAGTATTATTGAGCATGCCCATCATTGCTCAGACCTTTCCGGAAATAACAATAAGAGATATTCAATTTATTGCAGATCAAGATCTGTTAAATCCGCCTCACGATTATGAATCACCTTATGAAGGTGATACAGTAGTTGTAACAGGTGTGATTAATGTGGCGCCATATTTTTACTCTACCGTTGATAGCGGTTTAACTTTAATTACAGGCGCACCTGCTATGTATATCCAAGATCCGAATGACCCGGAATTTGGTGGAATGCTTGTTAGATTTCCGGGCGGATCGGGTGCAGCTTTTAATTCACTCGATACCGGTATGGTTGTTAAAATTACCGGCTATGTCGATGAATATTTTACTACAACCCAATTCAATATGATAAAATTTGAAGCCGGAGACGTAATTGATTTTAGCTCTCGACCACAACCTGTTCTGTTTACTTTAGATGAGTTTAGCGAAACCGGAACATCAGATCCTACTTACTTAGCTGAAAGATGGGAACACTCCTATGTTGAGTTTAGAAATGTGACTGTTAGTCATGCGTATTCATTTGGATCCGGTACCTATGTTATATTCGACGAAAACGGAACAGAAATATTAGTAGGAAATAAATCAACACACTGGCGGAACCAACCCTTACCACTTCCCGGTACAGTGCTTGAGTATATCCGTGGATATATCGAAGATAGAACTAATATTGCACCCTATTATTATATGATAAATCCTGTATACCCTAATGACATAAAAGTTGGTTCTACTCTTCCCCCGAATGTTTCCAATGTTGATAGAGACATTGCGCTTGTTGGTTTTGGTGATCAAGTAGGTATTTCAGCAGACGCACTTGATTCAGATGGAACTATTAGTTCTGTGAAGGTATTTTATCAAGAAAACGGCGGTGCTTCGAAATCTGTAAACATGACTTTAACTGCCGGAAATACTTATACTGCCACATTACCTGCGTTCAATGATTCAACATTAGTTTCATTCTATGTTAAGGCGACTGATAATCAAGGCAATTCTTCCGCAAATCCGCAGGATACAGTGGAAAACAGATACTTTTACTGGGTATTAGATAGAGATATTACAATTCGTGATGTACAAAAAAGTCCTTTTGGCGGCGGTTGGAGTGCCTATGATGGCTTTGAAGTAACTGTTTCGGGTATTGTAACTTCGGATACGTCAACAATTGGTTCTTCTGCAAGAGTACATGTACAGGATGGTACTGGTCCATGGTCGGGTATATGGGTTTTTGGCGATAACGTTTTACATCTTAGAGAAGGTGATAACGTCACCATAACAGGTACCGTAGATGAAGATTTCGATTATACACGAATAGAAAACTTAACCAATGTTGTTATTAACTCTACAGGAAATCCACTTCCTGATCCTTTAGAAATTACAACTGATCTTGTTGCTACCTCGAGCAGCGGAAGTCTACCTGCCGAGTCTTACGAAGGTGTTTTGGTAGCATACTCTAATGTTACCGTAATTGATGAAAATGCTGACGGAAATGCGGGTCCTGATCAGGGTAGCGGCGGTAGCAGAAATTTTGGCGAAATTATTATAGCTGATGACAGTAATATTGGAACAAGAGTTGAACTGCAGCAGGGCAACAACGATTATCATAACTTCTGGGATTCATCTTTGGAAAATGAACCGATAAGAATACAAACCGGAAATAGTTTTGATAAAATTATCGGTATTCAATATTTCTCATTTAGCAATTACAAACTTGTTCCAAGAACCAATAATGATTTTGAAGGAATGACAACAAGTGTAGAGGATGAAGTTTTGACTGCAGATAATTTTGCATTAGCACAGAACTATCCAAATCCGTTTAATCCTTCGACTGTAATTGAGTTCTCCATCCCAATGACTGGAAAAGTATCATTAAAAATTTATGATATTTTAGGTCAGGAAGTAATGAGCCTGCTAAATAAAGAAATGAACCGTGGTATTCATAGAGTTAATTTTGATGCTTCGAAACTTAGTTCCGGAATCTATTTTTATACTCTGCAGTCAGGTAATTATATACAGTCTAAAAAAATGATGCTTATTAAATAATTTATTTTGGGCGATGCAAATTTTTGTATCGCCATATTTTTTAGAATCTATGAAGAAATCAATTTTATATAATCTTGTCTTCGCTTTAATAGTATTTGGATTTATATCTTGCAGCGAATCACTTACGGATAACCAAATTCCAAATTCTGCCCCCGATACTTTTATATTTTTATTCCCGGATAACGACATAAGCCAGCAGCCAAGCCGACTTCAAGTACACTGGTGGGGTGATGATCCTGACGGATTAATTGTTGGTTTTTATTTTAAGTGGGATGGTTTAGATGATCATTGGACTTTCACTAGCAAGAATGACAGTCTTTTCTCATTGCCTATAGGAACTGCGGACACTACATTTAGTTTTCTAGTAAGTGCTGCTGATAATGGTGGCAACGGTATTTATGATAATTCGGTGATGCAGAATGGAATTGATTACGGACCAGAACCATTTATTGATATGAATGATAATGGAGTTTATGATAATGGGGAACAGTTTTATGATATCGGCTTAATTGACCTTACTCCGGCCGAGAGATTATTCCCGATTAAAAATTCACCTCCTATAGTAGAATGGAATGAAGCAAGTAGTCTTCCTCTCGTATCATTTCCGGTAATAACAGTTGGATGGAATGCAACTGATACCGACGGGGATGAATCTATAACTGAGATTGAAATTGCATTAAATGATACATCCAATTTTGTTGCACTTGGCGGCTCAACAAGACTTGTTACACTTCGAATACAAGATCTTGCGGCAGCATCCCCGCAAATGGAAATTCTATTAAATGCAGATGAAAACAATATTAATCCCGAATTGCTTGGTGGTCTAAAACTAGACGATAATAATAGAATAATATTAAGGGCTAAAGACATTTCAGGTGGAGTATCTAAGCAAATAGTTCTTCCGGATACTTCAAGAGATTGGTTTGTTAAAAAGCCAAGGGGAAAGCTTCTCATTATTGATGATTATGAAGGGGGAGCTGAGGCTGCTAATTTTTATATAACCAGTTTTAACAGTCTAAATGGCGGGGTTTTGGTTGATAAATATGATGTATTCGATTTGGAAAATAATTTATTACCTTATCCAAATATTTCATTTTTAGAAACACTTAAATTGTTTGACTACATCTACTGGTATTCCGATGCAAGTCCAAATCTTACTTTTGCAAACTTGGTAACGCAAAAATTTATAAATAATGGTGGTAAAATTTTCTTTTCAATGACTTTTGAAGAAACTTCCGGTGATTTCGCATTTGATCTAGCGACTTTACAAAATTTTCTTCCAATTGATTCATTAGGGCAGGATCAAGCCGTTCCATTTCTATTAAGAGGAGCTTCAATATTACCATCAAATTCAGGTTCAGGTTATCCACAGTTAGAAACAACATCAACAGTAGGTTTTGTAAGAACATTTGTTCCATCGGTTACAGCGGTTGAAGTTTATGATTTAGCAAGTCAACAGATTAATGGAAACATTAGCTTCATCGATAACTCAAAGAGTCTTTTCTTTATTGGAATCCCACTAAATAACGCTGATGGTATTTCCGGAAATGTTCTTAAATTATTAGAAAAAGTATTATTCGAAGAATTTGGCTTAAACTTATGAAAAAATATTTGCTGATTTTATTCATAATTACTTCTCAATTATTACTTGCACAGACTAAAGGAAGAGTAGGCGGCAGTATAGTTGATGCTGCCACAGGCGATCCGCTACCTGGAGTGAATGTTTTAGTTAAAGGTACATACTTTGGTGCAGCATCTGATTTTAAAGGGGAATTCATAATTAATAATGTTACCGAAGGTTCATATACAATCGAAATATCTTTAATTGGTTATAAGACTTTACAATATACGGGTGTTGTAGTTGAGTCAAATAAGACGACGTTTTTGGAAGTTAAGATGGAAGAGTCAGTACTTACATTAGAACAAGATGTAATAGTAATTGGTGATAAGCCCTTAGTTGATATCGAGGAGACCCAGAGTAAAAAGACTATTACTAAAGATGATATTGAAATGGCCGTAGTAGAGGATATAAAGGATCTAGTTACACAGCAAGCTGGAGTTGTTAAATCTGATAATTCGATTCACATTCGAGGCGGCAGAAGTTATGAGAATGCATTTCTATTGGATGGAGTTTCGGTTCAAGATCCTCTTGCCGGAACTGGGTTCGGACTGCAATTAAGTTCAAACGCGATTGAAGAGGTTGAAGTAATCACTGGTGGTTTTAATGCTGAATATGGTCAGGCTACTTCGGGTATTGTAAATGTTAGAACAAGAGAAGGAAGTGAAAAGATATCTGGGTACTTCTCTTATAAAAGAGACAATTTTGGGGATAGATCATCCAGCCATGTATTTAATATAGATATTGCCGAAGCTAACCTTAGCGGACCGGAGCCAATCACAAGTGTCCTACTTCCTGCGATCGGATTAGATATACCCGGAAATATTTCTTTTTTCACAAGTTTCTACATGGGTTTATCGGATGGAATTACTCAAGGATTATATAAACCCACAGCTAAACAGCTTTATTCTTCTACGTTTAATGGGACAAAATTTGCACCAAGAGCAGAGAATAGTTGGTTTTTTCTTGGTAAGCTGACTTATAGTATTACGCCAACAATGAAGTTAACTTATTCTTATAATCAATCAGTTAATATCAATCAGAATTCACAATCATTACAGGCAAATTTAGAATACGTTGAACCGAGTCCGGGTTATCAATATACTTATCAGAACATTTTAGATAATGCGAACACATTTACACATAACAATATTTATAATACAATAAGTTGGACACATACACTTAACTCATCAACATTTTATGAAATCAAAATAAGTCATTTCTTCTCGAATCTAAGAGCTGATGCTAATGGTCTTTCTTGGTCAGAATACACAGAACCAAAAGATATAGTCACATTTCCTATTGAGTATTATAATCAAGGAAGAGATAGAATTGGCGTAATCCCGGGTGATGGTTTGTGGGATGTTGGAAACCCATCAACTTGGAGAGATCATTACGTGGATGAATTATCATTCAAAGGAGATTTAACAAGTTTCTTTGATGAGAAGAATAAATTTAAAGCGGGATTTAATTTTGTTTTTCAGGAAATGCAGCAGATAGATATTTATAGACCATGGATTGGTGAACTCGGATTAAATAATGATATCTATAAAGTTCATCCTGCGCGTGGTTCAATGTATGCTCAGGACAATATAAACTTTAGCGGGATGATTCTAAATTTTGGTTTAAGAATGGATTTTTGGTTTCCCGGTAAATATGTAGATGATGCGGTCAAGAATCCAGATGTAGTTACTATTCCAGATGAAATACGTGATCGTTATTATGAAGATTCATTCGGATGGTTTGGCGATAGAAGATTCAAAGCCCGTTTGAGTCCCCGAATTGGAATATCCCATCCGGTTACAGATAATCAGATATTGTTCTTTTCGTACGGACATTTTAGTAAATGGCCAAGACCACAGTTCGTTTATGCAAAACTTAATCCAACGAGTGCTCAGTCTTCATTTCAAAAATTCGGAAATCCAAATTTAAATCCTGAGACCACAGTAGCTTATGAGCTGGGGCTTAAAACTTCGTTTTCTCAAAATGATGTTTTAACCGTAACGGCATACTACAAAGATATTTTTGATTATGTAAGAACAAGAACTGCAATAATTCAATCTGCTCGATTTGCAAATCAATCC
It contains:
- a CDS encoding T9SS type A sorting domain-containing protein; amino-acid sequence: MKKALLLLTIVLLSMPIIAQTFPEITIRDIQFIADQDLLNPPHDYESPYEGDTVVVTGVINVAPYFYSTVDSGLTLITGAPAMYIQDPNDPEFGGMLVRFPGGSGAAFNSLDTGMVVKITGYVDEYFTTTQFNMIKFEAGDVIDFSSRPQPVLFTLDEFSETGTSDPTYLAERWEHSYVEFRNVTVSHAYSFGSGTYVIFDENGTEILVGNKSTHWRNQPLPLPGTVLEYIRGYIEDRTNIAPYYYMINPVYPNDIKVGSTLPPNVSNVDRDIALVGFGDQVGISADALDSDGTISSVKVFYQENGGASKSVNMTLTAGNTYTATLPAFNDSTLVSFYVKATDNQGNSSANPQDTVENRYFYWVLDRDITIRDVQKSPFGGGWSAYDGFEVTVSGIVTSDTSTIGSSARVHVQDGTGPWSGIWVFGDNVLHLREGDNVTITGTVDEDFDYTRIENLTNVVINSTGNPLPDPLEITTDLVATSSSGSLPAESYEGVLVAYSNVTVIDENADGNAGPDQGSGGSRNFGEIIIADDSNIGTRVELQQGNNDYHNFWDSSLENEPIRIQTGNSFDKIIGIQYFSFSNYKLVPRTNNDFEGMTTSVEDEVLTADNFALAQNYPNPFNPSTVIEFSIPMTGKVSLKIYDILGQEVMSLLNKEMNRGIHRVNFDASKLSSGIYFYTLQSGNYIQSKKMMLIK
- a CDS encoding TonB-dependent receptor, whose product is MKKYLLILFIITSQLLLAQTKGRVGGSIVDAATGDPLPGVNVLVKGTYFGAASDFKGEFIINNVTEGSYTIEISLIGYKTLQYTGVVVESNKTTFLEVKMEESVLTLEQDVIVIGDKPLVDIEETQSKKTITKDDIEMAVVEDIKDLVTQQAGVVKSDNSIHIRGGRSYENAFLLDGVSVQDPLAGTGFGLQLSSNAIEEVEVITGGFNAEYGQATSGIVNVRTREGSEKISGYFSYKRDNFGDRSSSHVFNIDIAEANLSGPEPITSVLLPAIGLDIPGNISFFTSFYMGLSDGITQGLYKPTAKQLYSSTFNGTKFAPRAENSWFFLGKLTYSITPTMKLTYSYNQSVNINQNSQSLQANLEYVEPSPGYQYTYQNILDNANTFTHNNIYNTISWTHTLNSSTFYEIKISHFFSNLRADANGLSWSEYTEPKDIVTFPIEYYNQGRDRIGVIPGDGLWDVGNPSTWRDHYVDELSFKGDLTSFFDEKNKFKAGFNFVFQEMQQIDIYRPWIGELGLNNDIYKVHPARGSMYAQDNINFSGMILNFGLRMDFWFPGKYVDDAVKNPDVVTIPDEIRDRYYEDSFGWFGDRRFKARLSPRIGISHPVTDNQILFFSYGHFSKWPRPQFVYAKLNPTSAQSSFQKFGNPNLNPETTVAYELGLKTSFSQNDVLTVTAYYKDIFDYVRTRTAIIQSARFANQSFITYANLDYARSRGIEIEYRKRLGNWFTGMFTFSYAIVTGKSSSADEGVLILRGDLDETIKEEYVSWDRPFTASTSLNFNIRKGEPLFGFGEGILDDISIYTRLFFQSGKRYTPAVFLNSYDPDGRPEYNFDRTNRYGEIGDNWFWIDLNITKYFEVAGLNMSVFAEINNLLDTQNSAIINPVTGKAYEYGDPTPTDWNDPLYPDLQAPISPYPFNPARYLTKRNIKFGFSVRF